In Halapricum desulfuricans, a single window of DNA contains:
- a CDS encoding Brp/Blh family beta-carotene 15,15'-dioxygenase: MSEHAHRLTVPKLVPEVPGGTTLAVARVALLALTVAFAVATVAGFEPSFRTQAIVYLFGMVALNLPHGGFEHFNNLRRRTVTFQVRYLGLYLTAIAGFIALLFVAPIAGLTLAIGVAVAKGGYGDLHVMEVTFGADHLQSEFQRTLAALVRGGAVMAVPIFFFPETFHTFSAMMVDMFEPGGLAPVSQYFDLTRWLVGGGFGALVVAHLALGYVRASGTGSYVADAAETLLLVGYFAVVPVVIAVGLYFPLWYSTRQVARTTAIDAEPTGSTTGEGVLAILDSDDTRLVALGAWGVLIAGSVATFGLAALLWTLAPQPLGGAGIPVGLVAFWSIFISIIALPHVVVGSWYDRDRGIWYVP, encoded by the coding sequence ATGTCCGAACACGCCCACAGACTGACGGTTCCGAAACTCGTCCCCGAGGTGCCGGGCGGGACGACGCTGGCGGTCGCACGCGTGGCACTGCTCGCACTGACGGTCGCGTTCGCCGTGGCGACGGTCGCCGGCTTCGAGCCGTCGTTTCGAACGCAGGCGATCGTCTATCTCTTCGGGATGGTCGCGCTGAACCTCCCTCACGGCGGGTTCGAGCACTTCAACAACCTCCGTCGGCGGACCGTCACCTTTCAGGTGCGGTATCTGGGGCTGTACCTGACGGCCATCGCCGGCTTCATCGCGCTGTTGTTCGTGGCTCCGATCGCCGGACTGACGCTCGCGATTGGCGTCGCGGTCGCCAAGGGCGGCTACGGCGACCTGCACGTGATGGAGGTCACCTTCGGAGCCGACCACCTGCAGAGCGAGTTCCAGCGTACGCTGGCGGCACTGGTCCGGGGCGGAGCAGTCATGGCCGTCCCGATATTCTTCTTCCCGGAGACGTTTCACACGTTCAGCGCCATGATGGTCGACATGTTCGAACCCGGCGGGCTCGCGCCCGTGAGCCAGTACTTCGATCTGACGCGGTGGCTCGTCGGCGGCGGGTTTGGCGCGCTGGTCGTCGCTCACCTCGCGCTGGGATACGTCCGGGCCTCAGGCACCGGGTCGTACGTCGCCGACGCCGCTGAGACGCTGCTTCTGGTCGGCTACTTCGCGGTGGTGCCGGTCGTCATCGCTGTCGGGCTGTACTTCCCGCTGTGGTACTCCACCCGCCAGGTCGCGCGGACGACGGCCATCGACGCCGAACCGACGGGATCGACGACCGGCGAGGGAGTGCTCGCGATCCTCGACAGCGACGACACCCGGCTGGTCGCGCTCGGGGCCTGGGGTGTGTTGATCGCCGGCAGCGTCGCCACGTTCGGGCTTGCGGCGCTGCTGTGGACGCTCGCGCCCCAGCCGCTGGGCGGTGCGGGAATCCCCGTTGGGCTGGTCGCGTTCTGGAGCATTTTCATTAGTATTATCGCGCTGCCACACGTCGTCGTCGGTTCGTGGTACGATCGCGATCGCGGGATCTGGTACGTACCCTGA
- a CDS encoding phytoene desaturase family protein yields the protein MFENTPLSGTDVTVLGGGFGGLSAAAYLADAGADVTVLEQNERLGGAANLIESEGFRFDTGPSWYLMPDVFERFFDHFDRDPEDYYTIEPLDPHYRVFYTEADPQPEKGSPYADDLETQPGCDWVTTTPDVSQSREIFAAYEAGGGETFDEYLAEAEYSYEVGMENFVYKDRSRLRDMIDLDVAKSGRGLSLLGSMQDHVESYFDEPKLQQLLQYTLVFLGGSPHNTPALYNLMAHVDYNLGVYYPEGGIYSVVEGLADLGAELGVDYETGVEVTDIQNTTTGLALQTSGGRRRTDTLVSNANPAHVERELLSPGSRDHGPEHWEGKTYAPSAIMFYLGVEGDVGPLAHHSLVFPPDWDPHFERIFDDPAWPEDPAYYLSVPSKTDDTVAPDGHHAVVILVPIAPGLDDDAETRERYREKVLTHLAEEVGVDLRDRIVFDRSVCVSDYRQQYNYPKGTALGLAHTLRQTGPLRPSHRASNVDGLYYVGSYTNPGIGVPMTLISGQHVAEAVVEDRTGSGSSLDQLKARF from the coding sequence ATGTTCGAGAATACTCCACTCAGCGGGACGGACGTGACGGTACTGGGCGGTGGCTTCGGCGGGCTCTCGGCGGCCGCGTACCTCGCGGATGCGGGGGCGGACGTGACCGTCCTCGAGCAGAACGAGCGCCTCGGCGGTGCCGCGAACCTCATCGAAAGCGAGGGGTTCCGGTTCGATACCGGCCCCTCCTGGTATCTGATGCCCGATGTCTTCGAGCGGTTCTTCGATCACTTCGATCGCGACCCCGAGGACTACTACACGATCGAGCCGCTCGATCCGCACTACCGGGTGTTCTACACCGAGGCCGACCCACAGCCCGAGAAGGGATCGCCGTACGCCGACGACCTCGAGACGCAGCCCGGCTGCGACTGGGTGACGACGACGCCGGACGTCTCTCAGTCACGGGAGATCTTCGCGGCCTACGAAGCGGGCGGTGGCGAGACCTTCGACGAGTATCTCGCGGAGGCCGAGTACTCCTACGAGGTCGGGATGGAGAACTTCGTCTACAAGGACCGCTCGCGGCTGCGCGATATGATCGACCTCGACGTCGCAAAGTCCGGTCGCGGGCTGTCGCTTCTGGGGTCGATGCAGGACCACGTCGAGAGCTACTTCGACGAGCCGAAACTCCAGCAGCTGCTGCAGTACACGCTCGTGTTCCTCGGCGGGTCGCCCCACAACACGCCGGCGCTGTACAACCTGATGGCCCACGTCGACTACAACCTCGGCGTCTACTACCCGGAGGGCGGGATATACAGCGTCGTCGAGGGGCTTGCGGACCTCGGCGCGGAACTGGGCGTCGACTACGAGACCGGCGTCGAAGTCACCGATATCCAGAACACGACGACCGGGCTGGCGCTACAGACTTCCGGGGGGCGTCGCCGGACGGACACGCTGGTCTCGAACGCCAACCCGGCCCACGTCGAACGCGAGTTGCTCTCGCCGGGGAGCCGCGACCACGGTCCCGAACACTGGGAGGGCAAGACCTACGCGCCCTCCGCGATCATGTTCTACCTCGGCGTCGAGGGCGACGTGGGGCCGCTGGCCCATCACTCGCTGGTGTTCCCGCCGGACTGGGATCCACATTTCGAGCGGATCTTCGACGACCCGGCCTGGCCCGAGGATCCCGCCTACTACCTGTCGGTCCCCTCCAAGACCGACGACACCGTCGCGCCCGACGGCCATCACGCGGTCGTGATCCTCGTCCCGATCGCGCCCGGGCTGGACGACGACGCCGAGACCCGCGAGCGCTACCGCGAGAAGGTCCTCACCCACCTCGCCGAGGAAGTGGGCGTGGACCTGCGCGACCGGATCGTCTTCGATCGATCGGTCTGCGTTTCTGACTACCGCCAGCAGTACAACTACCCGAAGGGGACGGCGCTCGGGCTCGCGCACACGCTGCGACAGACCGGGCCGCTGCGACCCTCCCACCGGGCGTCGAACGTCGACGGCCTCTACTACGTCGGCAGCTACACCAACCCCGGGATCGGCGTCCCGATGACGCTGATTAGCGGCCAGCACGTCGCCGAGGCGGTCGTCGAGGACCGCACCGGATCCGGGTCGTCGCTGGATCAGCTGAAAGCCCGGTTTTAA
- a CDS encoding bacterio-opsin activator domain-containing protein — MTAASETRRLLRVGETPRSGPVDADSLERAIEGAVVVETDFPAALDRVTNGDVDGAVVDHRESGFDGIAFLRAVRQDRPSFPVVLVPATDDGNVARRAVEENVTAYVPASGDDTLELVAQKVKQHVGARSSERGRVRMPISDRTTEEEQRLKERAMDEAPVGMTIADATLPDEPLIYVNDAFERITGYSKQETVGVNCRFLQGPDTEIEKTHEIRDALDAGESVSVEMRNYHKDGSEFWNELKITPIRDDEGEITNFVAFQQDVTERKEAELQLERERERLQRLLDRINGLIGDVTEIVVTADSTDEVYARSAERIEADEAISRAWIGEYDPGARVVRTRAGGDGEIDLTADDAGPLAAAIDEQSLVRLDDAPADPVGCRDEETGVVIPLTYRRTTYGVLAVYSRAQPFDEEETTVLQALGRSIGAAVNDLLSKQTVTTDTVIEIGVELHDETPLTRLARALGERAVHENTLIRHDGDLLLLFEVDGETDAVVDAAESIPEVIGVTVLADEDDPMVEVAVEQPSFVGTLSEFGAQITTVEFDANAVELRFGVATEQNGRAIVDELEDSYETVELVAYHESDQPAQTRQGFRAAVEDELTARQLTALQKAYVSGFFEWPRRSDGDQLAASMDVVPSTFYQHLRAAEKKLLTAFFEGDA, encoded by the coding sequence ATGACTGCGGCGTCGGAGACGCGGCGGCTCTTGCGCGTGGGCGAGACTCCTCGATCGGGGCCGGTCGACGCGGACTCGCTTGAACGCGCCATCGAGGGTGCCGTCGTCGTCGAGACCGACTTCCCGGCGGCACTGGATCGCGTGACGAACGGAGACGTCGACGGAGCCGTCGTCGATCACCGCGAGAGCGGGTTCGACGGGATCGCCTTCCTGCGGGCGGTTCGGCAGGATCGCCCGTCTTTTCCGGTCGTGCTCGTCCCGGCGACAGACGACGGGAACGTGGCCCGCCGCGCCGTCGAGGAGAACGTGACCGCCTACGTGCCCGCGAGCGGGGACGACACGCTCGAGCTCGTCGCACAAAAGGTCAAACAGCACGTCGGGGCGCGTTCGAGCGAGCGCGGTCGCGTGCGGATGCCGATCAGCGACCGGACCACCGAGGAGGAACAGCGGCTCAAGGAGCGGGCGATGGACGAGGCGCCGGTCGGGATGACGATCGCCGACGCGACGCTGCCGGACGAACCGCTGATCTATGTCAACGACGCTTTCGAGCGGATCACGGGGTATAGCAAACAGGAGACGGTCGGCGTCAACTGTCGGTTTCTTCAGGGCCCGGACACCGAGATCGAGAAGACACACGAGATCAGAGACGCGCTCGACGCGGGCGAATCGGTCTCCGTCGAGATGCGCAACTATCACAAAGACGGATCGGAGTTCTGGAACGAACTGAAGATCACGCCGATCCGCGACGACGAGGGGGAGATAACGAACTTCGTCGCCTTCCAGCAGGACGTCACCGAGCGCAAGGAGGCCGAACTCCAGCTCGAGCGCGAGCGCGAGCGCCTCCAGCGATTGCTCGACCGGATCAACGGGCTGATCGGGGACGTCACCGAGATCGTCGTCACGGCCGACTCGACCGACGAGGTCTACGCGCGTTCGGCCGAGCGCATCGAGGCCGACGAGGCGATCTCCCGTGCCTGGATCGGCGAGTACGATCCCGGGGCGCGCGTCGTTCGGACGCGGGCCGGCGGCGACGGCGAGATCGATCTGACGGCCGACGACGCCGGGCCGCTGGCGGCCGCGATCGACGAGCAGTCGCTCGTGCGCCTCGACGACGCGCCTGCCGACCCAGTCGGCTGTCGGGACGAGGAGACAGGCGTCGTGATCCCGCTGACCTACCGGCGGACGACCTACGGGGTGCTGGCGGTCTACAGCCGCGCACAGCCCTTCGACGAGGAGGAAACGACCGTCCTGCAGGCGCTGGGTCGCTCGATCGGCGCGGCGGTCAACGACCTGCTGAGCAAGCAGACCGTGACGACCGACACGGTGATCGAGATCGGCGTCGAGTTACACGACGAGACGCCGCTGACCCGCCTCGCGAGAGCACTCGGCGAGCGGGCCGTCCACGAGAACACGCTGATCCGCCACGACGGCGACCTGCTGTTGCTGTTCGAGGTCGACGGGGAGACGGACGCGGTCGTCGACGCGGCCGAGTCGATCCCCGAAGTGATCGGCGTGACCGTCCTCGCCGACGAGGACGACCCGATGGTCGAGGTAGCCGTCGAACAGCCGTCGTTCGTCGGCACGCTCTCGGAGTTCGGCGCGCAGATCACGACCGTCGAGTTCGATGCCAACGCCGTCGAGTTGCGGTTCGGGGTCGCCACGGAACAGAACGGGCGAGCGATCGTCGACGAACTTGAGGACAGCTACGAGACTGTCGAGCTGGTCGCCTATCACGAGTCCGACCAGCCCGCACAGACCAGGCAGGGGTTCCGCGCCGCCGTCGAGGACGAACTGACCGCCAGACAGCTGACAGCGCTTCAGAAGGCCTACGTCAGCGGGTTCTTCGAGTGGCCGCGCCGCAGCGACGGCGACCAGCTCGCGGCCTCGATGGACGTCGTCCCCTCGACGTTCTACCAGCACCTTCGGGCCGCCGAGAAGAAGCTACTGACGGCCTTCTTCGAGGGTGACGCGTAG
- a CDS encoding SRPBCC family protein, whose translation MFHSEAELTVSVPPRTAFSFVADPYNLVKLIPGLLRVTEVTERSDGTRRGRYEYELAGISLTGAFEDTHHEEPALLVRSLTGAVEGTWRYRFEDAPGGTTITHVAELEFPETVLDRLPELAVQAYVDGEIQTAIATLRAFLNVEQ comes from the coding sequence ATGTTCCACTCAGAAGCAGAGCTCACCGTCTCCGTGCCACCCCGGACCGCGTTCTCGTTTGTCGCCGACCCGTACAACCTCGTCAAGTTGATCCCGGGGCTACTCAGGGTGACGGAGGTCACCGAGCGTTCGGACGGAACCAGACGCGGTCGCTACGAGTACGAACTCGCCGGGATCTCGCTGACGGGCGCGTTCGAGGACACCCACCACGAGGAGCCGGCGCTGCTGGTCCGGTCGCTCACCGGCGCGGTCGAGGGCACCTGGCGGTACCGGTTCGAGGACGCTCCCGGCGGGACGACGATCACCCACGTCGCGGAACTGGAGTTTCCCGAGACGGTGCTCGATCGGCTGCCCGAACTCGCCGTTCAGGCGTACGTCGACGGGGAGATCCAGACCGCGATCGCGACGCTGCGGGCGTTCCTGAACGTCGAACAGTAG
- the uvrA gene encoding excinuclease ABC subunit UvrA: protein MSKDVIEVRGAEEHNLKDVDVEIPREELTVVTGLSGSGKSSLAFETVYAEGQRRYIESLSAYARNFLGQMDKPQVENVEGLSPAISIDQKNAANNPRSTVGTVTELHDYLRLLYARIGVPHCPECGREVGEQSAQNMVSRILELPEGTKAKLAAPIVRDQKGAFEDRFDDLVGEGYARVEVDGEEYDLTLDRPDLDENYDHTIDVIVDRVTVSTAARSRIADSVETALEESGGILKVILPDPPEDAELGGATARSTGDLARESPRASSGASGRGPRAGTGDSADRSDRDRLEVEFSEDLACTHCGIDISEIETRSFSFNSPHGACPECEGIGETKEVDPDLVVTDPEKPLKDVFEPWSYNRTYYSRQIDNVAEHFGVSVETPFEELDEAVRRQFLWGTDERVHFEWTTKNGTREKTERFEGVIPNLERRHVETDSDRAREHIEEYMATTTCPACEGTRLKAESRAVLVDGTSITEVNRMSIGDALEHFEGMEANLDERDTKIAEEILKEIRARLGFMEEVGLEYLTLDREAATLSGGESQRIRLATQIGSGLVGVLYVLDEPSIGLHQRDNDRLLDTLEELRDLGNTLLVVEHDEETWHRADNVIDMGPGPGKRGGEVVVNGSLDEVVDAEESVTGEYIAGERSIPVPETRRESEGSVTIRGARQHNLQDLDVEIPLGTFTAITGVSGSGKSTLMHEVLYKGLVRRMNDTDVNPGEHDDIEGIDRIETVRLIDQSPIGRTPRSNPATYTNVFDHIRELFAETKLAKQRGYEKGRFSFNVKGGRCEACGGQGRVKIDMNFLSDVYVPCEECGGDRYNDATLEVTYRGKTIADVLEMSVDEAHEFFESHSGIRRRLQLLKDVGLGYMRLGQPSTTLSGGEAQRIKLAEELGKKDSGETLYLLDEPTTGLHPEDERKLIDVLHRLAEDGNTVVVIEHELDLVKNADHIIDLGPEGGENGGEVVTTGTPEEVARDEESYTGEYLRDLLPDIELQGPRADREIARPVADDD from the coding sequence ATGAGCAAGGACGTCATCGAGGTCCGCGGCGCCGAAGAACACAACCTCAAGGACGTCGACGTCGAGATCCCCCGCGAGGAGCTGACCGTCGTCACCGGTCTCTCAGGGTCGGGGAAATCGTCGCTGGCCTTCGAAACCGTCTACGCGGAGGGCCAGCGCCGCTACATCGAGTCGCTGTCCGCCTACGCCCGGAACTTCCTGGGACAGATGGACAAACCGCAGGTCGAGAACGTCGAAGGGCTCTCCCCCGCGATCTCGATCGATCAGAAGAACGCTGCCAACAACCCGCGTTCGACCGTGGGGACTGTCACCGAGTTGCACGACTATCTGCGATTGCTCTATGCCCGGATCGGCGTGCCCCACTGTCCCGAATGCGGCCGGGAAGTCGGCGAGCAGTCGGCCCAGAACATGGTTTCACGGATCCTCGAGCTGCCCGAGGGGACGAAAGCGAAACTGGCCGCGCCGATCGTCCGCGACCAGAAGGGGGCCTTCGAGGACCGCTTTGATGACCTCGTGGGCGAGGGCTACGCACGCGTCGAGGTCGACGGCGAGGAGTACGACCTCACGCTGGATCGGCCCGACCTCGACGAGAACTACGACCACACGATCGACGTGATCGTCGATCGCGTGACAGTCTCGACGGCGGCCCGATCGCGGATCGCCGACTCCGTTGAGACCGCCCTCGAGGAGAGCGGCGGGATCCTCAAGGTGATCCTGCCCGACCCACCCGAGGACGCCGAACTCGGTGGTGCGACCGCTCGCTCGACCGGTGATTTGGCGCGCGAGTCGCCACGCGCCTCGAGTGGAGCGAGCGGGCGAGGCCCGCGAGCAGGCACCGGCGACAGCGCCGACCGTAGCGACCGAGACCGGCTCGAAGTCGAATTTTCGGAGGATCTCGCGTGCACCCACTGCGGGATCGACATCTCCGAGATCGAGACCCGCTCGTTCTCGTTCAACTCCCCGCACGGCGCCTGCCCCGAGTGTGAGGGGATCGGCGAAACCAAGGAGGTCGATCCCGATCTGGTTGTGACGGACCCCGAAAAGCCACTCAAAGACGTCTTCGAGCCCTGGAGTTACAACCGGACCTACTACTCGCGGCAGATCGACAACGTCGCCGAGCACTTCGGCGTCTCCGTCGAGACCCCCTTCGAGGAACTCGACGAGGCGGTCCGGCGACAGTTCCTCTGGGGGACCGACGAGCGGGTCCACTTCGAGTGGACGACCAAGAACGGCACCCGCGAGAAGACCGAGCGTTTCGAGGGCGTCATCCCCAATCTGGAGCGGCGCCACGTCGAGACCGACTCCGATCGGGCCCGCGAGCACATCGAGGAGTACATGGCCACGACGACCTGCCCGGCCTGTGAGGGGACGCGCCTGAAAGCCGAATCGCGGGCGGTACTCGTTGACGGAACCTCCATCACGGAGGTCAACCGGATGTCGATCGGTGACGCCCTCGAACACTTCGAGGGCATGGAGGCGAACCTCGACGAGCGCGACACCAAGATCGCCGAGGAGATCCTCAAGGAGATCCGCGCCCGGCTGGGGTTCATGGAGGAGGTCGGACTGGAGTATCTCACGCTCGATCGCGAGGCAGCGACGCTCTCCGGTGGTGAGAGCCAGCGCATCCGGCTGGCCACCCAGATCGGGAGCGGACTGGTCGGCGTGCTGTACGTGCTCGACGAGCCCTCGATCGGCCTGCACCAGCGCGACAATGACCGCCTGCTGGACACGCTCGAGGAACTGCGCGATCTGGGCAACACGCTGCTCGTCGTCGAGCACGACGAGGAGACCTGGCACCGGGCGGACAACGTCATCGACATGGGGCCCGGCCCGGGCAAGCGCGGCGGCGAGGTCGTCGTCAACGGCTCGCTCGATGAGGTCGTCGACGCCGAGGAGAGTGTCACCGGCGAGTACATCGCCGGCGAGCGGTCGATCCCGGTGCCGGAGACGCGCCGCGAGAGCGAGGGCAGCGTCACGATCCGCGGGGCCCGCCAGCACAATCTGCAGGACCTGGACGTCGAGATCCCGCTCGGGACCTTCACCGCCATCACGGGCGTCTCCGGGTCGGGCAAGTCCACGCTGATGCACGAGGTGCTCTACAAGGGGCTGGTCCGGCGGATGAACGACACGGACGTCAACCCCGGCGAGCACGACGACATCGAAGGGATCGACCGGATCGAGACCGTTCGCCTGATCGACCAGTCGCCCATCGGGCGCACGCCCCGCTCGAACCCCGCGACTTACACGAACGTCTTCGATCACATCCGCGAGCTGTTCGCCGAGACGAAGCTCGCGAAACAGCGCGGTTACGAGAAGGGCCGCTTTTCGTTCAACGTCAAGGGCGGTCGGTGCGAGGCCTGCGGCGGGCAGGGCCGGGTCAAGATCGACATGAACTTCCTCAGCGACGTCTACGTCCCCTGCGAGGAGTGCGGCGGCGACCGCTACAACGACGCGACCCTGGAAGTCACGTACCGGGGCAAGACTATCGCGGACGTCCTGGAGATGAGCGTCGACGAGGCCCACGAGTTCTTCGAGAGCCACTCGGGCATCCGCCGGCGGCTGCAACTGCTGAAAGACGTCGGGCTGGGCTACATGCGACTGGGTCAGCCATCGACCACGCTGTCGGGCGGCGAGGCCCAGCGGATCAAACTCGCCGAGGAACTCGGCAAGAAAGACTCCGGCGAGACGCTGTATCTCCTAGACGAGCCGACGACCGGCCTGCATCCGGAAGACGAGCGCAAGCTCATCGACGTGCTCCACCGGCTGGCCGAGGACGGCAACACGGTCGTCGTCATCGAGCACGAACTCGATCTGGTGAAAAACGCCGACCACATCATCGATCTCGGCCCCGAGGGCGGCGAGAACGGCGGCGAGGTCGTCACGACGGGCACGCCCGAGGAAGTGGCCCGCGACGAGGAGTCCTACACCGGCGAGTACCTGCGTGATCTGTTGCCGGACATCGAGTTGCAGGGACCGCGGGCGGATCGGGAGATCGCACGGCCAGTCGCGGACGACGACTAG
- a CDS encoding DUF460 domain-containing protein — protein sequence MSTRTGALDALVFGVDVQSGDVRGDAPSYALVIFDGETLERDVVSRRKLRRLIDSREPAIVATDNMYELASDKDELVNVLRELPAGTKLVQVTGDERPEPLSRVAKRHGVPYDKQPMAEAEAAARLAAGNVGYEVSAFTDTTEVKVARGRSTGGGGGFSEDRYTRRIHGAVKTTAREVESDLDAAGLDYEKAVTEKYGGYANAVFEVEGRPADIPVSEHRNGDTRIEIERLQRDGIEFRPLAKRRDHVLVGVDPGTTTAVAIVGLEGSVLDVYSTRTDDTAAVTEWIVERGRPVVVAADVTPMPNTVEKLRRSFDAAGWVPDSDLPVDEKQHRTREVPYDNDHERDALAAALSAYDDHEDQIDRIAAKVPPKAEVGPIVADVVAGEHSVESALAAREDDESDDEAGETSHEPRELTPEEKKIRRLEARVERLESHTEDLKDTIASKNDRIDEYERKLERARSEQRTEARKRREVTRLERENDRLQRELEDERERVEDLEGKLERLKALWKLDHSNFADVSEKREGLVPVKIVEKFTTEAIRDADERFGLASGDVIMFRDATGAGRSTAERLADIDPRLVLRQGGLSDASDEVLFEQRVPVADAEEVTVQEVDELAVAREREVDAAIEEWNDWVAERKRERNQQMVDRLISEHRASDRGES from the coding sequence GTGAGCACGCGAACAGGAGCCCTCGACGCCCTCGTGTTCGGCGTGGACGTCCAGAGCGGGGACGTTCGCGGTGACGCGCCCTCCTACGCGCTCGTGATCTTCGACGGGGAGACGCTCGAGCGCGACGTCGTCTCCCGACGGAAGTTGCGGCGGCTGATCGACAGCAGAGAGCCCGCGATCGTCGCCACCGACAACATGTACGAACTGGCCAGCGACAAGGACGAACTGGTCAACGTGCTCCGGGAACTGCCCGCCGGGACGAAACTCGTACAGGTCACGGGCGACGAGCGACCCGAACCCCTCTCGCGGGTCGCCAAGCGCCACGGCGTCCCCTACGACAAGCAGCCGATGGCCGAGGCCGAGGCCGCCGCCCGGCTTGCGGCCGGGAACGTCGGCTACGAGGTGTCGGCGTTCACCGACACGACGGAGGTCAAGGTCGCACGCGGGCGCTCGACCGGCGGCGGTGGCGGCTTCTCGGAGGACCGCTACACGCGCCGGATCCACGGCGCGGTCAAGACCACCGCCCGCGAGGTCGAGTCCGACCTCGACGCGGCCGGGCTGGACTACGAGAAGGCGGTCACCGAGAAATACGGCGGCTACGCCAACGCCGTGTTCGAGGTCGAGGGGCGGCCCGCCGACATCCCCGTCTCCGAGCACCGCAACGGCGACACCCGCATCGAGATCGAGCGATTGCAACGGGACGGCATCGAGTTCCGCCCGCTCGCCAAGCGCCGCGATCACGTGCTGGTCGGCGTCGATCCCGGGACGACCACCGCCGTCGCGATCGTCGGCCTCGAGGGGTCAGTGCTAGACGTCTACTCGACGCGGACCGACGACACAGCCGCCGTCACCGAGTGGATCGTCGAACGCGGTCGGCCAGTCGTCGTCGCCGCCGACGTGACGCCGATGCCCAACACCGTCGAGAAACTCCGGCGGAGTTTCGACGCCGCGGGATGGGTTCCCGACTCGGACCTGCCGGTCGACGAGAAACAGCACCGCACCCGCGAGGTGCCATACGACAACGATCACGAGCGCGACGCGCTGGCCGCGGCGCTGTCGGCCTACGACGACCACGAGGACCAGATCGATCGGATCGCGGCGAAGGTCCCACCGAAAGCAGAGGTCGGCCCGATCGTCGCCGACGTCGTCGCCGGCGAACACTCCGTCGAGAGCGCGCTGGCCGCCCGCGAAGACGACGAGAGCGACGACGAAGCCGGCGAGACGAGCCACGAGCCGCGGGAGCTGACCCCCGAAGAGAAGAAGATCAGGCGACTTGAGGCGCGGGTCGAGCGGCTGGAGTCGCACACCGAGGACCTCAAGGATACTATCGCCAGCAAGAACGACCGGATCGACGAGTACGAGCGAAAGCTCGAGCGAGCCCGCAGCGAGCAGCGGACCGAGGCGCGCAAGCGCCGGGAGGTCACGCGTCTCGAACGGGAGAACGACCGGCTACAGCGCGAACTCGAAGACGAGCGCGAGCGCGTCGAGGACCTGGAGGGGAAGCTCGAACGCCTGAAGGCCCTCTGGAAGCTCGACCACTCGAACTTCGCGGACGTCTCCGAGAAGCGAGAGGGGCTGGTCCCGGTCAAGATCGTCGAGAAGTTCACGACCGAGGCCATCCGGGACGCCGACGAGCGGTTCGGCCTCGCGAGCGGCGACGTGATCATGTTCCGGGACGCCACCGGCGCGGGCCGCTCGACGGCCGAGCGCCTCGCCGATATCGATCCCCGGCTGGTGTTGCGTCAGGGCGGGCTTTCGGACGCCTCCGACGAGGTGCTGTTCGAGCAGCGCGTGCCCGTCGCCGACGCGGAGGAAGTGACCGTCCAGGAGGTCGACGAACTCGCCGTCGCCCGCGAGCGCGAGGTCGACGCCGCGATCGAGGAGTGGAACGACTGGGTGGCCGAACGCAAGCGCGAGCGCAACCAGCAGATGGTCGACCGACTCATCAGCGAACACCGGGCGTCCGACCGCGGCGAGAGTTAA